One Trichoplusia ni isolate ovarian cell line Hi5 chromosome 6, tn1, whole genome shotgun sequence DNA segment encodes these proteins:
- the LOC113495469 gene encoding PDZ and LIM domain protein 2 isoform X6, whose amino-acid sequence MGRLHTFVVTLRRDSREVNWGLRLVGGADLATPLIVTRVTPGTPAGRELVRGDIIAKIDDYDARDLRHEDAQNLFRNAPKQIKLVVQRGGASAHLYSLPRSPGSFVGRVPTPTFYHEFAEDVDREAPRGSTPMAPRSPIPNAAAAPYRTHSPMPQQFRGPESLPRTPVPPPGHGPAGPAGLPQYTYPLQLEGEYRTLMLSPSSTRTDETIDESIQSQPYRTTPLVLPGAKVRREPGPTESYLRHHPNPAMRAPPSHDYRDTLMRQKVAESVLQRVVGEEANKVVHKQFNSPINLYSEQNIANSIRQQTSPLPHKPTVLYDPAKSDTFRALQEDGLGGELREVPVPVQTKVFTAPPQKKAPPPRPAKPEEKPKGKQATFVNSLHEEHIQQSNSFKRLMYNVLGDTEF is encoded by the exons GTGACACCCGGCACTCCCGCGGGCAGGGAACTGGTACGCGGTGACATTATTGCAAAAATCGACGATTACGACGCACGCGACCTGCGACATGAGGACGCACAGAATCTCTTCAGGAATGCACCCAAACAGATCAAGTTGGTTGTACAGAG GGGCGGTGCGAGTGCCCATCTATACTCGTTGCCTCGATCTCCGGGCAGCTTTGTAGGCCGCGTGCCCACGCCTACCTTCTATCACGAGTTCGCTGA GGACGTGGATCGCGAAGCACCGCGAGGATCGACCCCAATGGCGCCGCGCTCGCCCATCCCCAATGCCGCTGCTGCACCATACAG GACACACAGCCCGATGCCGCAACAGTTCCGGGGCCCGGAATCGCTCCCGCGCACCCCGGTACCGCCCCCCGGCCACGGCCCCGCGGGACCCGCCGGCTTGCCGCAGTACACCTACCCACTGCAGCTGGAAGGAGAGTACAGGACCCTCATGCTCTCACCTTCCTCCACACGTACCGATGAAACAATTGACGAGTCTATCCAGAGTCAG CCATACCGCACGACGCCCCTGGTTCTGCCGGGTGCGAAGGTCCGACGCGAGCCCGGACCCACCGAAAGCTACCTGCGCCATCACCCCAACCCGGCGATGCGCGCGCCCCCTAGCCACGACTACCGCGACACCCTTATGAGGCAGAAG GTTGCCGAGTCGGTGTTGCAGCGAGTGGTCGGCGAAGAGGCGAACAAG GTGGTGCACAAGCAGTTCAACTCTCCGATCAATCTATACTCTGAACAAAACATCGCTAACTCGATCAGGCAACAAACTTCGCCGTTGCC TCACAAGCCCACCGTGCTGTACGACCCCGCCAAGTCCGACACGTTCCGCGCGCTGCAGGAGGACGGGCTCGGCGGCGAGCTGCGCGAGGTGCCCGTGCCCGTGCAGACCAAGGTCTTCACGGCGCCGCCGCAGAAG AAAGCGCCACCTCCGAGGCCAGCAAAGCCGGAAGAGAAGCCGAAAGGAAAACAAGCGACCTTC GTGAATTCCTTACATGAAGAGCACATCCAACAGTCGAACTCGTTCAAGCGCTTGATGTACAACGTGCTGGGCGACACCGAATTCTAA
- the LOC113495469 gene encoding PDZ and LIM domain protein 3 isoform X9, which produces MGRLHTFVVTLRRDSREVNWGLRLVGGADLATPLIVTRVTPGTPAGRELVRGDIIAKIDDYDARDLRHEDAQNLFRNAPKQIKLVVQRDVDREAPRGSTPMAPRSPIPNAAAAPYRTHSPMPQQFRGPESLPRTPVPPPGHGPAGPAGLPQYTYPLQLEGEYRTLMLSPSSTRTDETIDESIQSQPYRTTPLVLPGAKVRREPGPTESYLRHHPNPAMRAPPSHDYRDTLMRQKVAESVLQRVVGEEANKVVHKQFNSPINLYSEQNIANSIRQQTSPLPANGHYGRPHVVKSHKPTVLYDPAKSDTFRALQEDGLGGELREVPVPVQTKVFTAPPQKKAPPPRPAKPEEKPKGKQATFVNSLHEEHIQQSNSFKRLMYNVLGDTEF; this is translated from the exons GTGACACCCGGCACTCCCGCGGGCAGGGAACTGGTACGCGGTGACATTATTGCAAAAATCGACGATTACGACGCACGCGACCTGCGACATGAGGACGCACAGAATCTCTTCAGGAATGCACCCAAACAGATCAAGTTGGTTGTACAGAG GGACGTGGATCGCGAAGCACCGCGAGGATCGACCCCAATGGCGCCGCGCTCGCCCATCCCCAATGCCGCTGCTGCACCATACAG GACACACAGCCCGATGCCGCAACAGTTCCGGGGCCCGGAATCGCTCCCGCGCACCCCGGTACCGCCCCCCGGCCACGGCCCCGCGGGACCCGCCGGCTTGCCGCAGTACACCTACCCACTGCAGCTGGAAGGAGAGTACAGGACCCTCATGCTCTCACCTTCCTCCACACGTACCGATGAAACAATTGACGAGTCTATCCAGAGTCAG CCATACCGCACGACGCCCCTGGTTCTGCCGGGTGCGAAGGTCCGACGCGAGCCCGGACCCACCGAAAGCTACCTGCGCCATCACCCCAACCCGGCGATGCGCGCGCCCCCTAGCCACGACTACCGCGACACCCTTATGAGGCAGAAG GTTGCCGAGTCGGTGTTGCAGCGAGTGGTCGGCGAAGAGGCGAACAAG GTGGTGCACAAGCAGTTCAACTCTCCGATCAATCTATACTCTGAACAAAACATCGCTAACTCGATCAGGCAACAAACTTCGCCGTTGCC CGCTAACGGCCATTACGGGCGGCCGCACGTTGTCAAGAG TCACAAGCCCACCGTGCTGTACGACCCCGCCAAGTCCGACACGTTCCGCGCGCTGCAGGAGGACGGGCTCGGCGGCGAGCTGCGCGAGGTGCCCGTGCCCGTGCAGACCAAGGTCTTCACGGCGCCGCCGCAGAAG AAAGCGCCACCTCCGAGGCCAGCAAAGCCGGAAGAGAAGCCGAAAGGAAAACAAGCGACCTTC GTGAATTCCTTACATGAAGAGCACATCCAACAGTCGAACTCGTTCAAGCGCTTGATGTACAACGTGCTGGGCGACACCGAATTCTAA
- the LOC113495469 gene encoding PDZ and LIM domain protein 2 isoform X3 has protein sequence MGRLHTFVVTLRRDSREVNWGLRLVGGADLATPLIVTRVTPGTPAGRELVRGDIIAKIDDYDARDLRHEDAQNLFRNAPKQIKLVVQRGGASAHLYSLPRSPGSFVGRVPTPTFYHEFAEDVDREAPRGSTPMAPRSPIPNAAAAPYRTHSPMPQQFRGPESLPRTPVPPPGHGPAGPAGLPQYTYPLQLEGEYRTLMLSPSSTRTDETIDESIQSQPYRTTPLVLPGAKVRREPGPTESYLRHHPNPAMRAPPSHDYRDTLMRQKVAESVLQRVVGEEANKVVHKQFNSPINLYSEQNIANSIRQQTSPLPANGHYGRPHVVKSHKPTVLYDPAKSDTFRALQEDGLGGELREVPVPVQTKVFTAPPQKKAPPPRPAKPEEKPKGKQATFVNSLHEEHIQQSNSFKRLMYNVLGDTEF, from the exons GTGACACCCGGCACTCCCGCGGGCAGGGAACTGGTACGCGGTGACATTATTGCAAAAATCGACGATTACGACGCACGCGACCTGCGACATGAGGACGCACAGAATCTCTTCAGGAATGCACCCAAACAGATCAAGTTGGTTGTACAGAG GGGCGGTGCGAGTGCCCATCTATACTCGTTGCCTCGATCTCCGGGCAGCTTTGTAGGCCGCGTGCCCACGCCTACCTTCTATCACGAGTTCGCTGA GGACGTGGATCGCGAAGCACCGCGAGGATCGACCCCAATGGCGCCGCGCTCGCCCATCCCCAATGCCGCTGCTGCACCATACAG GACACACAGCCCGATGCCGCAACAGTTCCGGGGCCCGGAATCGCTCCCGCGCACCCCGGTACCGCCCCCCGGCCACGGCCCCGCGGGACCCGCCGGCTTGCCGCAGTACACCTACCCACTGCAGCTGGAAGGAGAGTACAGGACCCTCATGCTCTCACCTTCCTCCACACGTACCGATGAAACAATTGACGAGTCTATCCAGAGTCAG CCATACCGCACGACGCCCCTGGTTCTGCCGGGTGCGAAGGTCCGACGCGAGCCCGGACCCACCGAAAGCTACCTGCGCCATCACCCCAACCCGGCGATGCGCGCGCCCCCTAGCCACGACTACCGCGACACCCTTATGAGGCAGAAG GTTGCCGAGTCGGTGTTGCAGCGAGTGGTCGGCGAAGAGGCGAACAAG GTGGTGCACAAGCAGTTCAACTCTCCGATCAATCTATACTCTGAACAAAACATCGCTAACTCGATCAGGCAACAAACTTCGCCGTTGCC CGCTAACGGCCATTACGGGCGGCCGCACGTTGTCAAGAG TCACAAGCCCACCGTGCTGTACGACCCCGCCAAGTCCGACACGTTCCGCGCGCTGCAGGAGGACGGGCTCGGCGGCGAGCTGCGCGAGGTGCCCGTGCCCGTGCAGACCAAGGTCTTCACGGCGCCGCCGCAGAAG AAAGCGCCACCTCCGAGGCCAGCAAAGCCGGAAGAGAAGCCGAAAGGAAAACAAGCGACCTTC GTGAATTCCTTACATGAAGAGCACATCCAACAGTCGAACTCGTTCAAGCGCTTGATGTACAACGTGCTGGGCGACACCGAATTCTAA
- the LOC113495469 gene encoding uncharacterized protein LOC113495469 isoform X5: MPMYERPPFWRVPHQRADPGSEPRDFGQRRPVTPGTPAGRELVRGDIIAKIDDYDARDLRHEDAQNLFRNAPKQIKLVVQRGGASAHLYSLPRSPGSFVGRVPTPTFYHEFAEDVDREAPRGSTPMAPRSPIPNAAAAPYRTHSPMPQQFRGPESLPRTPVPPPGHGPAGPAGLPQYTYPLQLEGEYRTLMLSPSSTRTDETIDESIQSQPYRTTPLVLPGAKVRREPGPTESYLRHHPNPAMRAPPSHDYRDTLMRQKVAESVLQRVVGEEANKVVHKQFNSPINLYSEQNIANSIRQQTSPLPANGHYGRPHVVKSHKPTVLYDPAKSDTFRALQEDGLGGELREVPVPVQTKVFTAPPQKKAPPPRPAKPEEKPKGKQATFVNSLHEEHIQQSNSFKRLMYNVLGDTEF, encoded by the exons GTGACACCCGGCACTCCCGCGGGCAGGGAACTGGTACGCGGTGACATTATTGCAAAAATCGACGATTACGACGCACGCGACCTGCGACATGAGGACGCACAGAATCTCTTCAGGAATGCACCCAAACAGATCAAGTTGGTTGTACAGAG GGGCGGTGCGAGTGCCCATCTATACTCGTTGCCTCGATCTCCGGGCAGCTTTGTAGGCCGCGTGCCCACGCCTACCTTCTATCACGAGTTCGCTGA GGACGTGGATCGCGAAGCACCGCGAGGATCGACCCCAATGGCGCCGCGCTCGCCCATCCCCAATGCCGCTGCTGCACCATACAG GACACACAGCCCGATGCCGCAACAGTTCCGGGGCCCGGAATCGCTCCCGCGCACCCCGGTACCGCCCCCCGGCCACGGCCCCGCGGGACCCGCCGGCTTGCCGCAGTACACCTACCCACTGCAGCTGGAAGGAGAGTACAGGACCCTCATGCTCTCACCTTCCTCCACACGTACCGATGAAACAATTGACGAGTCTATCCAGAGTCAG CCATACCGCACGACGCCCCTGGTTCTGCCGGGTGCGAAGGTCCGACGCGAGCCCGGACCCACCGAAAGCTACCTGCGCCATCACCCCAACCCGGCGATGCGCGCGCCCCCTAGCCACGACTACCGCGACACCCTTATGAGGCAGAAG GTTGCCGAGTCGGTGTTGCAGCGAGTGGTCGGCGAAGAGGCGAACAAG GTGGTGCACAAGCAGTTCAACTCTCCGATCAATCTATACTCTGAACAAAACATCGCTAACTCGATCAGGCAACAAACTTCGCCGTTGCC CGCTAACGGCCATTACGGGCGGCCGCACGTTGTCAAGAG TCACAAGCCCACCGTGCTGTACGACCCCGCCAAGTCCGACACGTTCCGCGCGCTGCAGGAGGACGGGCTCGGCGGCGAGCTGCGCGAGGTGCCCGTGCCCGTGCAGACCAAGGTCTTCACGGCGCCGCCGCAGAAG AAAGCGCCACCTCCGAGGCCAGCAAAGCCGGAAGAGAAGCCGAAAGGAAAACAAGCGACCTTC GTGAATTCCTTACATGAAGAGCACATCCAACAGTCGAACTCGTTCAAGCGCTTGATGTACAACGTGCTGGGCGACACCGAATTCTAA